CCTGGCCCAAAACAGCGATTGGGTAAACCGTGCAGAGAACCTTTTATTTTTTGGCCCTAGCGGCGTTGGAAAAACCCACCTGGCGGCTGCCATATCTCACGCATTAATAGAACAGTCAATTCGGGTACGTCATTTCACGACAACCGCACTTGTTCAAAAAATGCAGCAGGCCCGTGCTGATTTGCAGCTTGAATCATTTTTATCCAAACTCGATAAATACGCGGTCATTGTCCTTGATGACCTGGGCTATGTCAAAAAAAGCGATACGGAAACTCATGTGCTTTTCGAACTGATCGCCCATAGGTATGAGACGGGAAGTATGATTATCACATCCAATCAGCCATTTGGGGAATGGGACAAAATCTTTTCTGATCCGTCAATGACTGTAGCAGCTATCGATAGAGTGGTTCACCATTCGATCATTATCGAAATACAGGCAGACAGCTACCGCAAACGTCAGGCAATTTCCAGGAATATAAGAATTCCCCTTAAGCCGGAACCTACCCAAGAAGATAATAACAAAACCACAGAAAGATGATTCCATGAAAATAGATATTTACAACACCGCCAAGCAGAGGCTGGAAACCATTGATATTGAAATCACAGAAGAAAACAGCACTTGGTTTGATGACTGCGTGGATAGTGATTCTGTTATGAGAATCACTGATTTTGAAGAAGGATTGCTGATTGAACAGTGCAATTACGACTATCCAATTTGGCTTTATGATATATCCCGGGATGACATTGGTCACAATCGTCAGAGGGCTCAAGAACTGTTACCAATATATCGTGAGAATCAACCATAATTTTTGAAAAGCGTAGTACGTTTATCTATAAACAAGGAAATAGCAGGGATGTCAGCCTGGTGTTTGGAAATAGGAGAGAATCATGCGAGGTGGTTATAGGGGAAAACCAAAGCCTAAATTGCCGGCACATCTAAAGCGTGTTCATGTGAATGCCCGCATTCAGCGGTGGATGCTTGACGAGCTCAAAAAAAGAGGCGAGGTTGGGATCGTTTTGGAATATATATTGATTGACGCAGGCTTTAAGTACCAGCCTGAAAAAAGAGAAGACAGGCCAGTTTAACGCATATTTTAGAAATCCGTCCTTCAATAATCAAATTTTCCCTTACCCTCAAAAAAATCTTCGCGAAGTGGAAGGATAAGTCAAGGGAAAAATGGGAGGGACCCTCTGGGAGGAACCGATTTTTTCCTTGATTTATCCTGGAACGAAGTTACAAATTTTTGGGGGTAAGGGTAAAAATACAGTGTATGAGACGACAATTACCGATCCTAAAATCCATTTAATGTGGTTTAACAGACGTCAATTACAATGAAGTATTGAGTCAGTCTGCGTAAAGATCGGAACAAAAACGGAACAGGATTTATGCACTCAAAAAGCATTTATTGATATAAAAAAACCGGACAAGATAATTGACGCGAACCGGACAAAGTAATTGACATTTGATAATTCTTTTTGAGAGATTAGGATATATTCTTTAAGCGTGGGAATTGTTTGATAGTAACTGAACTTTTTCCCTCTATCAAATGCTTCCGTTGAATCTGAAAGAATTTCCATGATGACAACCGGGTTTGTCAGTGTGTCAAATTCATTATCTTCAAACTCTGCATCACCGCAAAATATGACAACATCAGGGTAAGCATAGCTATCTTGAATTTTTACCCGCATATCATTGGAGAATAGATCACAGGCGAATTTATTCGCCTCAAATTTGTTTCCTATTTTTCTTGTGAGATTAACATTGATACGGTTATGATTCCGCTTAGCTCCGGTCATGGCAAAAACTTCACCGTTAAAAAATTCATGTTTAAATTCAGAATTTCTCTCAAAATCAAGATATTCCCCCGGTGTCATTTTGTTTTTCCCCTGCGGTTGTGCGTTCATATCCTTTCCCTCTATTCAGATTTTATAAACCCATCATCCGTCATAATAACGGTATCCGGAATTGTGTCAAATTGTAATTTTAGCTGTTCATCTCATTCATGTTCTCTTTTACAATTGGATTTAAAATTCATGGGTGTTATTTGCAACCGTTTTTCCTGCTAAAGGGTTTGTCAAAAAGTTTGTAAAAAAAGTTATGAACGCCTTCCTTAGACTGATACAATCAACTGGATAGTATGGGTGTTCCGTTTTATTAAAATCTATATGTTAACTGGACACCGATTTCCCTTGGTTCTGAGTAGATATCATAAGATCCACTAGCATGACCAAGTAAATCATACTCTTTATCAAAAATATTTTTT
Above is a window of uncultured Desulfobacter sp. DNA encoding:
- the istB gene encoding IS21-like element helper ATPase IstB gives rise to the protein MASTETLPVLLKQLRLSTIARLWEPTLSRAQEEHWNPAQYLATLCEQEINERYSRRIARFTKESRLPVGKSLETFNFNHTPAIRQEKIEALAQNSDWVNRAENLLFFGPSGVGKTHLAAAISHALIEQSIRVRHFTTTALVQKMQQARADLQLESFLSKLDKYAVIVLDDLGYVKKSDTETHVLFELIAHRYETGSMIITSNQPFGEWDKIFSDPSMTVAAIDRVVHHSIIIEIQADSYRKRQAISRNIRIPLKPEPTQEDNNKTTER
- a CDS encoding Uma2 family endonuclease, with the protein product MNAQPQGKNKMTPGEYLDFERNSEFKHEFFNGEVFAMTGAKRNHNRINVNLTRKIGNKFEANKFACDLFSNDMRVKIQDSYAYPDVVIFCGDAEFEDNEFDTLTNPVVIMEILSDSTEAFDRGKKFSYYQTIPTLKEYILISQKELSNVNYFVRFASIILSGFFISINAF